The following proteins are co-located in the Hemitrygon akajei chromosome 25, sHemAka1.3, whole genome shotgun sequence genome:
- the LOC140716488 gene encoding uncharacterized protein yields the protein MGNTHSETPIPQREQEVPPQAAEETERAGPGTNFGKNEEPKAMPPLASGLERDPGPQAGEGDANPQVGLGDLQVPGTGLSANTKAKLCQSKKRKIAKARKWASGQEPATMAEGRLESKKPQPMGMADQGRAPPRSLQPEVAMHTNYLSGGSEIGVQEPSDSSGLKACRGLERRGRGEPTGVPSQILPPAGQGQTGKRAPVSGASRVEAEAPKPQSSQASAAGKESPGKMIMVGIIPTSPGPVPGQGSQTSRRHNEDGPPTGQDRKPDPTPAGPEAQPSVRTETLNCAKQAQGPGHETTPRMGCLKPHSFLSKRGAHVDPVLGPTPPWVNQPPFPASLSYSQALKWGLPVARCPAGEAEVPREAREVPQAQDVASKKKLPFYEQLIASLKSQAQRQRSAKLQKPILGQEGPSQCQPATIKAEAVQEPLSTPKPQAEQKPTPPPSLLSSLPSVQFEAQLRPQVLAKAEGKPVPSIQPVFQIQSPRTSCSLSSVSQGPPPGSARLHLPLPLPIATTGFGPKLHLSSSCEAPAQAQHRLECGALASTPYPQPGPDSVAPGPLPIQPVVQSQSQGQTEPGMAAQQLPKATSPTPPHPPTTCGVQQLQQGQLGPSPTPAEAQPQPETNVDPNPPAPTPIQAHSKLAAARPRKQQQPAQKAAAKAKPPAQASGKKAPPAQWQEPPQVQAEAEPDTPQRPAGRWTPFQVDTTCTRKCYCRHREEQGSINGWTDSVREPFCETLWVRTAVLAGSLVAGTKFCMDHFKADNNLN from the exons ATGGGTAACACACACTCGGAGACTCCCATCCCCCAGCGGGAACAGGAAGTCCCACCGCAGGCTGCTGAGGAGACTGAGAGAGCTGGCCCGGGCACAAACTTCGGCAAGAATGAGGAGCCAAAGGCAATGCCACCCCTGGCCAGCGGCCTGGAGCGCGATCCGGGCCCCCAGGCTGGGGAGGGCGATGCCAATCCCCAGGTGGGCTTGGGCGACCTCCAGGTGCCGGGCACTGGCCTCTCTGCCAACACCAAGGCCAAGCTGTGTCAGAGCAAGAAGAGGAAGATTGCCAAGGCCCGGAAGTGGGCCTCGGGCCAGGAGCCGGCGACAATGGCGGAGGGCAGGCTGGAGAGCAAGAAGCCGCAACCGATGGGCATGGCAGACCAGGGCAGGGCACCTCCTCGATCCCTCCAGCCGGAAGTGGCAATGCATACCAACTACCTCAGTGGGGGCTCAGAGATTGGGGTTCAGGAGCCCTCTGACAGTTCGGGTCTCAAGGCCTGCCGTGGCCTAGAGCGAAGGGGCCGGGGAGAGCCCACTGGCGTCCCATCCCAAATCCTCCCCCCAGCTGGCCAGGGCCAAACAGGCAAAAGGGCCCCAGTGTCTGGGGCCTCCCGGGTTGAGGCAGAGGCACCCAAGCCCCAGAGCAGCCAGGCCTCTGCCGCTGGGAAGGAGTCACCCGGCAAGATGATCATGGTAGGCATCATCCCGACCTCTCCTGGTCCTGTGCCCGGCCAGGGATCTCAGACCAGCAGGAGGCACAATGAGGACGGTCCGCCAACTGGACAGGACAGGAAGCCCGACCCCACACCCGCAGGGCCAGAGGCTCAGCCCTCGGTCAGGACAGAAACACTAAACTGTGCTAAGCAAGCCCAGGGCCCGGGGCACGAGACCACGCCCCGGATGGGCTGCCTCAAACCCCACTCATTCCTCAGCAAGCGAGGGGCCCACGTGGACCCAGTGCTAGGCCCCACTCCACCTTGGGTCAATCAGCCGCCTTTTCCGGCCAGCCTCTCCTACAGTCAGGCCTTGAAGTGGGGGCTGCCGGTGGCCAGATGCCCAGCGGGTGAGGCCGAGGTGCCCAGGGAGGCCAGAGAGGTGCCGCAGGCCCAGGACGTTGCCTCCAAGAAGAAGCTGCCCTTCTATGAGCAGCTTATCGCCAGCCTGAAGAGCCAGGCCCAGCGGCAGAGGAGTGCCAAGCTGCAGAAGCCAATCTTGGGCCAAGAGGGCCCGAGCCAGTGCCAGCCTGCCACAATCAAGGCTGAGGCTGTGCAGGAGCCCCTCTCCACCCCCAAGCCTCAGGCTGAGCAGAAACCCACACCGCCGCCCTCTCTGCTGTCATCACTGCCCTCCGTCCAGTTCGAGGCCCAGCTCCGACCCCAGGTGCTGGCCAAGGCTGAGGGCAAGCCTGTCCCATCGATCCAACCAGTTTTTCAGATCCAGAGCCCCCGGACCTCCTGCAGCCTCTCCTCCGTGTCCCAGGGCCCTCCCCCTGGCTCCGCGAGGCTGCACCTACCGCTGCCCCTACCCATAGCTACAACTGGGTTTGGGCCCAAGCTGCATCTGAGCTCTTCCTGTGAGGCCCCAGCCCAGGCCCAGCACCGGCTTGAATGTGGGGCCTTGGCATCCACTCCATACCCCCAGCCTGGGCCTGACAGCGTGGCACCAGGACCCCTGCCAATCCAGCCTGTTGTTCAAAGCCAGAGTCAAGGGCAGACCGAGCCGGGCATGGCAGCCCAGCAGCTCCCCAAGGCCACCTCACCAACGCCACCACACCCGCCGACTACTTGTGGTGTCCAGCAGCTGCAACAGGGGCAGCTCGGCCCCTCTCCGACCCCTGCCGAGGCCCAGCCCCAGCCGGAGACCAACGTGGACCCCAATCCCCCGGCCCCAACCCCGATCCAGGCCCACTCTAAGCTGGCTGCTGCTAGGCCTCGGAAGCAACAGCAGCCCGCACAAAAGGCCGCAGCCAAGGCCAAGCCGCCGGCCCAGGCCAGCGGGAAGAAGGCGCCTCCGGCCCAGTGGCAAGAACCACCCCAGGTCCAGGCTGAGGCAGAACCGGACACGCCGCAGAGGCCGGCTGGCCGCTGGACGCCGTTCCAGGTGGACACGACCTGCACCAGGAAGTGTTATTGTCGGCACCGGGAAGAACAGGGCTCCATCAATGGCTG GACCGACTCTGTGAGGGAACCCTTCTGCGAGACACTCTGGGTGCGGACAGCCGTGCTGGCAGGTTCGCTGGTGGCCGGAACCAAGTTCTGCATGGACCATTTCAAAGCAGACAACAACCTCAACTGA